A window of Streptomyces sp. SAI-127 contains these coding sequences:
- a CDS encoding M48 family metallopeptidase — MSDDGHQNNGHENVPSRQRRRFPGISSRAYEHPADRSALVALRKLSGFDTVFKALSGLLPERSLRLLFLSDSVRVSDQQFAYLNDMLRDACYILDLEKVPPMYVNQDPQPNAMCIGLDEPIIVVTTGLVDLLDEEEMRAVVGHEVGHALSGHSVYRTILLFLTSLALRVAWIPLGNLAIMAIVTALREWFRKSELSADRAGLLVGQDLKASMRGLMKLAGGHHLHEMNVDAFLKQAEEYEAGGDLRDSVLKILNVLPRSHPFTTVRAAELKKWAESRDHQRIMDGHYPRRTEDKDTSVTDSFRESAASYATNVKGSKDPLMKLVSDIAGGAGDLGGRVRRGFGGFSNSATREDEPPTDTSRNNEED, encoded by the coding sequence ATGTCCGACGACGGCCATCAGAACAACGGACACGAGAACGTGCCGAGCAGGCAGCGCAGGCGTTTCCCGGGAATCTCCTCCCGTGCGTACGAACACCCCGCCGACCGCTCCGCCCTGGTGGCGCTGCGCAAGCTGAGCGGTTTCGACACGGTGTTCAAGGCGCTCAGCGGTCTGCTCCCCGAGCGGAGTCTGAGGCTGCTGTTCCTGTCCGACTCGGTGCGCGTCTCCGACCAGCAGTTCGCGTATCTCAACGACATGCTGCGGGACGCGTGTTACATCCTGGACCTCGAGAAGGTCCCGCCGATGTACGTCAACCAGGACCCGCAGCCGAACGCGATGTGCATCGGCCTGGACGAGCCGATCATCGTCGTCACCACGGGTCTGGTCGACCTGCTCGACGAGGAGGAGATGCGGGCGGTCGTCGGTCACGAGGTGGGCCACGCCCTGTCCGGCCACTCGGTCTACCGGACCATACTGCTGTTCCTGACCAGCCTCGCCCTCAGGGTGGCGTGGATCCCGCTGGGCAACCTCGCGATCATGGCGATCGTGACCGCGCTGCGCGAGTGGTTCCGCAAGTCGGAGCTGTCGGCGGACCGGGCGGGCCTGCTGGTCGGCCAGGACCTGAAGGCCTCGATGCGCGGTCTGATGAAGCTGGCCGGCGGTCACCATCTGCACGAGATGAACGTGGACGCGTTCCTGAAGCAGGCCGAGGAGTACGAGGCCGGCGGCGACCTGCGCGACTCCGTGCTGAAGATCCTGAACGTCCTGCCGCGCTCCCACCCCTTCACCACTGTGCGGGCGGCCGAGCTGAAGAAGTGGGCCGAGTCCCGCGACCACCAGCGGATCATGGACGGCCACTACCCGCGCCGCACCGAGGACAAGGACACCTCGGTGACGGACTCCTTCCGCGAGTCGGCGGCGAGCTACGCGACCAACGTCAAGGGCTCCAAGGATCCCCTGATGAAGCTGGTCAGCGACATCGCGGGCGGGGCGGGCGATCTGGGCGGCAGGGTACGGAGGGGCTTCGGCGGCTTCTCGAACTCGGCCACGCGGGAGGACGAGCCGCCGACCGACACGTCCCGGAACAACGAGGAGGACTGA
- the nadD gene encoding nicotinate-nucleotide adenylyltransferase, protein MGEQDMPTGPGNSPSNPGKRRLGVMGGTFDPIHHGHLVAASEVAAQFHLDEVVFVPTGQPWQKTHRRVSPAEDRYLMTVIATAENPQFSVSRIDIDRGGATYTTDTLRDLKSLNPDTDLFFITGADALGQILTWRDAEELFSLAHFIGVTRPGHTLADPGLPEGGVSLVEVPALAISSTDCRARVAKGDPVWYLVPDGVVRYIDKRELYRGE, encoded by the coding sequence ATGGGAGAGCAGGACATGCCTACCGGCCCGGGCAACAGCCCGTCGAACCCCGGCAAGCGCCGCCTCGGCGTCATGGGCGGAACGTTCGACCCGATCCACCACGGGCACCTCGTGGCGGCCAGCGAGGTCGCCGCGCAGTTCCACCTGGACGAGGTGGTGTTCGTACCGACCGGCCAGCCGTGGCAGAAGACCCACCGCCGGGTCTCCCCGGCCGAGGACCGCTATCTGATGACGGTCATCGCGACCGCCGAGAACCCGCAGTTCTCGGTCAGCCGCATCGACATCGACCGCGGTGGCGCGACCTACACCACGGACACGCTGCGCGACCTCAAGTCCCTCAACCCCGACACCGACCTCTTCTTCATCACGGGCGCCGACGCCCTCGGCCAGATCCTCACCTGGCGGGACGCGGAAGAGCTCTTCTCCCTCGCGCACTTCATCGGAGTCACCCGGCCCGGCCACACCCTGGCCGACCCCGGGCTGCCCGAGGGCGGCGTCTCGCTCGTCGAGGTCCCCGCCCTGGCCATCTCCTCCACCGACTGCCGGGCGAGAGTCGCCAAGGGCGACCCCGTCTGGTATCTGGTGCCGGACGGAGTCGTGCGTTACATCGACAAGCGCGAGCTGTACCGCGGCGAGTGA
- a CDS encoding LCP family protein — MNDRHDAGYGDDQENQYALVGYDEYGRPVYRQVPPQQAPQQQYDPYAQQGYGYDPYATGSQQAAPYDTGTQNPVPPYDPYGAGDTGRQAPVPPYDPYANGAQQGGSGAYDPYGQAAASGQQPRVAEQTAYIPQQGGPARGTQAGRGHAQGTQAGQGHAAGPQTGQGYRPAVEEDLAGAGRPGAAGPGADPANGDERQYHTAQFAFVEDPDGDSEDVIDWLNFTENRTERREEAKRRARSRLVALVVVLALVAVGGVGYLWYAGKLPALSDPESKKGTTIAASAQNRDVIVVHLHNTAKGGTSTALLVDNTTTKQGTTVLIPNSLALTADDGTTTTLAKSVDDDGSSGTVDSLDTALGTDIEGTWRLDTPYLQNLVDLVGNIDVDTNTAVPDPGAKKKGQAPLVNKGKGQTLSGKMAVAYATYRASGEAQNAQLERFGQVMQAVLRKLSSDPTAATTTVQTLAQILDPSLTDKDLGTFLAKLADLAKGGDYKTALLPVQQDGTLSAAASASVVKDVLGGKAKSPDKDAAVSVSVQNATGTKDNTEKARVVLLNGGFTFVDGGTPSSTQATSKVVYADAADKANATEVAKTLGLPAGAVAKGSQSSSANVSVVLGQDYKPSSSS; from the coding sequence GTGAACGACCGACACGACGCGGGCTACGGCGACGATCAGGAGAACCAGTACGCACTCGTCGGCTACGACGAGTACGGCCGGCCGGTCTACCGGCAGGTCCCGCCGCAACAGGCCCCGCAGCAGCAGTACGACCCCTACGCGCAGCAGGGATACGGCTACGACCCGTACGCCACGGGCAGCCAACAGGCCGCGCCGTACGACACGGGCACCCAGAACCCCGTCCCGCCGTACGACCCCTACGGCGCCGGCGACACCGGCCGGCAGGCGCCCGTGCCGCCCTACGACCCCTACGCCAACGGGGCCCAGCAGGGCGGTTCGGGGGCCTACGACCCTTACGGTCAGGCCGCCGCGAGCGGTCAGCAGCCCCGAGTCGCCGAGCAGACCGCCTACATCCCGCAGCAGGGCGGGCCTGCCCGGGGCACGCAGGCCGGCCGGGGCCATGCGCAAGGCACGCAGGCCGGCCAGGGGCACGCTGCGGGCCCCCAGACCGGCCAGGGATACCGCCCCGCGGTCGAGGAGGACCTTGCCGGCGCGGGCCGTCCCGGCGCCGCCGGTCCCGGTGCGGACCCCGCCAACGGGGACGAACGGCAGTACCACACCGCACAGTTCGCGTTCGTCGAGGATCCCGACGGTGACTCCGAGGACGTCATCGACTGGCTCAACTTCACCGAGAACCGCACCGAGCGCCGCGAGGAGGCCAAGCGCCGCGCCCGCAGCCGGCTCGTCGCCCTGGTCGTCGTCCTCGCCCTGGTCGCGGTGGGCGGCGTCGGCTACCTCTGGTACGCCGGAAAGCTGCCCGCGCTGTCGGACCCGGAGAGCAAGAAGGGCACCACGATCGCGGCGAGCGCCCAGAACCGCGACGTGATCGTCGTCCATCTGCACAACACCGCGAAGGGCGGCACCTCCACGGCGCTGCTCGTCGACAACACCACCACCAAGCAGGGCACCACCGTCCTGATCCCCAACTCCCTCGCCCTGACGGCCGACGACGGCACCACGACGACCCTCGCCAAGTCGGTCGACGACGACGGCTCCTCCGGGACCGTCGACTCCCTCGACACCGCCCTCGGCACCGACATCGAGGGCACCTGGCGTCTGGACACCCCCTATCTGCAGAACCTGGTCGACCTCGTCGGCAACATCGACGTCGACACCAACACCGCCGTGCCCGACCCGGGCGCCAAGAAAAAGGGCCAGGCGCCCCTGGTGAACAAGGGGAAGGGCCAGACCCTCAGCGGCAAGATGGCCGTCGCCTACGCCACCTACCGCGCCTCCGGCGAGGCCCAGAACGCCCAGCTGGAGCGCTTCGGCCAGGTCATGCAGGCCGTGCTGCGCAAGCTGTCCTCCGACCCGACGGCCGCGACCACCACCGTGCAGACACTGGCCCAGATCCTGGACCCGTCCCTGACCGACAAGGATCTCGGCACCTTCCTCGCCAAGCTCGCCGACCTCGCCAAGGGCGGCGACTACAAGACCGCGCTGTTGCCCGTCCAGCAGGACGGCACGCTGAGCGCGGCGGCCAGTGCCAGCGTGGTCAAGGACGTCCTCGGCGGCAAGGCGAAGAGCCCCGACAAGGACGCGGCCGTGAGCGTCTCCGTCCAGAACGCCACCGGCACCAAGGACAACACCGAGAAGGCCCGCGTCGTCCTCCTCAACGGCGGCTTCACCTTCGTCGACGGCGGCACACCCTCCTCGACGCAGGCCACCTCCAAGGTCGTCTACGCCGACGCCGCCGACAAGGCGAACGCCACCGAGGTCGCCAAGACCCTGGGCCTGCCCGCCGGCGCAGTCGCCAAGGGCAGCCAGTCGTCGAGCGCGAACGTCTCCGTGGTCCTCGGCCAGGACTACAAGCCGTCCTCCTCGTCCTAG
- the rsfS gene encoding ribosome silencing factor, with translation MTATDRSLELINAAAQAAADKLAHDVIAYDVSDVLSITDAFLLASAPNDRQVKSIVDEIEERLSKELGAKPVRREGDREARWVLLDYVDIVVHVQHSEERVFYALERLWKDCPELELPADAKATRGKAEEHTKLRAEEDAAEFGEPR, from the coding sequence GTGACCGCCACTGACCGTTCTCTCGAGCTCATCAACGCCGCCGCGCAGGCGGCCGCCGACAAGCTCGCCCATGATGTGATCGCCTACGACGTCAGCGACGTCCTGTCGATCACCGACGCCTTCCTGCTGGCGTCCGCACCCAACGACCGCCAGGTCAAGTCCATCGTCGACGAGATCGAGGAGCGGCTCTCGAAGGAGCTCGGCGCGAAGCCGGTGCGCCGCGAGGGCGACCGCGAGGCCCGCTGGGTCCTGCTCGACTACGTGGACATCGTCGTCCATGTCCAGCACAGCGAGGAGCGGGTCTTCTACGCTCTGGAGCGGCTGTGGAAGGACTGCCCCGAGCTGGAGCTGCCGGCCGACGCCAAGGCGACCCGCGGCAAGGCGGAGGAGCACACCAAGCTCCGTGCCGAGGAGGACGCCGCAGAGTTCGGGGAGCCGCGGTGA
- a CDS encoding histidine phosphatase family protein, which translates to MTAPADRKGRGRRVILWRHGQTAWNVERRFQGTTDVELTETGVGQARRAARLLASLQPDAIVASDLQRAANTAAELAALTGLEVAHDEGLRETYAGVWQGLTHEEIIARHGEEYAAWKRGEPVRRGGGELETEVADRAAPVVLRHAEKIPEDGTLVVVSHGGTIRTTIGRLLGLDARHWESLGGLSNCCWSVLGQGARGWRLMEHNAGTLPEPVLGDDD; encoded by the coding sequence GTGACCGCTCCCGCCGACCGGAAGGGCCGGGGCCGTCGCGTCATCCTGTGGCGGCACGGCCAGACCGCCTGGAACGTGGAGCGCCGCTTCCAGGGCACCACCGACGTCGAACTCACCGAGACCGGTGTCGGCCAGGCCCGCCGCGCCGCCCGGCTGCTGGCATCCCTCCAGCCCGACGCCATCGTCGCCTCCGACCTCCAGCGGGCCGCGAACACCGCGGCCGAGCTCGCCGCGCTCACCGGCCTGGAGGTGGCCCACGACGAGGGCCTGCGCGAGACCTACGCGGGCGTCTGGCAGGGGCTGACGCACGAGGAGATCATCGCCCGGCACGGCGAGGAGTACGCCGCGTGGAAGCGCGGTGAGCCGGTGCGCCGCGGCGGCGGCGAACTGGAGACCGAGGTCGCCGACCGCGCCGCTCCGGTCGTGCTCCGGCACGCCGAGAAGATCCCCGAGGACGGCACCCTTGTCGTGGTCAGCCACGGCGGCACGATCCGCACCACCATCGGCCGGCTGCTCGGTCTGGACGCCCGGCACTGGGAGAGTCTCGGCGGCCTCTCCAACTGCTGCTGGTCCGTCCTCGGCCAGGGCGCCCGCGGCTGGCGCCTCATGGAGCACAATGCCGGCACCCTCCCGGAGCCGGTGCTCGGCGACGACGACTGA
- a CDS encoding helix-turn-helix transcriptional regulator, with protein sequence MRTTHRRRPELATFLRSRRARVTPADVGMPPGLRRRTPGLRREEVAQLSGVGVTWYTWLEQGRPINASAQVLDAVARTLRLDPPEREHLYRLAQVPFAPDPESLTRSTGPEVQGIIDALDPLPAVVYNSRYDILATNPGYRHLFLIPEIVDIGVANALWTLFTVSERACPLMYRERELPVMVATLRSSYGRHVGEPAWESFIAALAAASPYFAELWASGEVVQPGPRVKTFRHKAVGELRMTSQSLSIDGMPECRIVVYTPEDEETREKAARLREHTKNPAS encoded by the coding sequence ATGAGGACGACACACCGACGACGGCCCGAGCTGGCCACGTTCCTGCGCAGCAGGCGGGCCCGGGTGACTCCGGCGGACGTGGGCATGCCGCCGGGCCTCAGGCGCCGCACCCCGGGGCTGCGCCGCGAGGAGGTCGCCCAGCTTTCCGGCGTCGGTGTGACCTGGTACACGTGGCTGGAGCAGGGCCGGCCGATCAACGCGTCCGCGCAGGTCCTGGACGCCGTGGCCCGTACGCTGCGGCTCGACCCCCCGGAGCGGGAGCATCTGTACCGCCTGGCGCAGGTGCCGTTCGCCCCGGACCCGGAGAGCCTGACGCGGTCGACGGGCCCGGAGGTGCAGGGCATCATCGACGCCCTCGACCCGCTCCCGGCGGTCGTCTACAACTCGCGCTACGACATCCTGGCCACCAATCCGGGCTACCGGCACCTGTTCCTGATCCCGGAGATCGTCGACATCGGGGTGGCGAACGCGCTGTGGACGCTGTTCACGGTGTCCGAGCGGGCGTGTCCGCTGATGTACCGGGAGCGCGAGCTGCCCGTCATGGTGGCGACCCTGCGGTCCTCGTACGGCAGACATGTGGGCGAACCGGCCTGGGAGAGCTTCATAGCCGCGCTGGCGGCGGCCAGCCCGTACTTCGCCGAACTGTGGGCGAGCGGAGAGGTGGTGCAACCGGGGCCACGGGTCAAGACGTTCCGTCACAAGGCGGTGGGCGAACTGCGGATGACGTCTCAGTCGCTGTCGATCGACGGGATGCCGGAGTGCCGGATCGTGGTCTACACACCTGAGGACGAGGAGACACGGGAGAAAGCGGCGCGGCTGCGGGAGCACACAAAAAATCCCGCCTCCTGA
- a CDS encoding MFS transporter, whose protein sequence is MLAAQFMALLDVFIVNVAAPTIGTELHASGAQLQLVVAGYAITYSVLLITGARLGERFGHGRVHLAGLALFTTASLACGLAQGATELIVFRLVQGAGSAVMIPQVLSLIQRNFTGEARMKALGVYSAVLAVGAAAGQVVGGVLVGADLFGTGWRPVFLVNVPVGLVLLAVGTRVLLPGDRPAPRDRARGLDLPGLVLLGAAVSLCTVPLVLGQEEDWPLWSWLSLAAAAILFTVFCAYESRLARRGGAPLITPSVLRHPGMGLAVFRIMAVMAVNGGFLFVLTLYVQGGLGYSALRAGLSFAPTAVIFGIVGLTWRAWPASWQRLLTPAGFVITALASLGVGLVLKGGGDGGVALYAAYAGVGVGLALAFSPTLTGALATVPPRHAADASGLLATVTQLGQLIGVAGFGTLFLNRLESLGPSEAYTSPEALWTCMFALAGTAAVGAVSGLVLRRR, encoded by the coding sequence GTGCTCGCCGCCCAGTTCATGGCGCTGCTCGACGTGTTCATCGTGAACGTCGCGGCCCCGACGATCGGCACGGAACTGCACGCCTCGGGCGCCCAACTCCAGTTGGTCGTCGCCGGATACGCCATCACGTACTCGGTGCTGCTGATCACCGGCGCCCGGCTCGGCGAACGGTTCGGGCACGGCCGGGTCCACCTCGCCGGACTCGCCCTGTTCACGACGGCCTCGCTCGCCTGCGGGCTGGCGCAGGGAGCCACCGAACTGATCGTCTTCCGGCTGGTGCAGGGCGCCGGTTCGGCGGTGATGATCCCGCAGGTGCTCAGCCTGATCCAGCGCAACTTCACCGGCGAGGCCCGGATGAAGGCGCTCGGCGTGTACTCGGCGGTCCTCGCGGTCGGCGCCGCCGCCGGGCAGGTCGTCGGTGGAGTCCTGGTCGGCGCCGACCTGTTCGGCACGGGCTGGCGGCCGGTGTTCCTCGTGAACGTGCCGGTGGGGCTCGTCCTGCTCGCCGTAGGCACGCGGGTCCTGCTGCCCGGGGACCGTCCGGCGCCCCGGGACCGGGCGCGCGGTCTCGACCTGCCCGGCCTGGTGCTGCTCGGCGCGGCCGTGTCGCTGTGCACGGTGCCGCTGGTGCTCGGTCAGGAGGAGGACTGGCCGCTGTGGTCCTGGCTGTCCCTGGCCGCCGCCGCGATTCTGTTCACCGTTTTCTGCGCCTACGAGTCCCGGCTGGCGAGGCGCGGCGGTGCCCCGCTGATCACACCCAGCGTGCTGCGCCACCCCGGCATGGGCCTCGCCGTCTTCCGGATCATGGCGGTCATGGCCGTCAACGGCGGCTTCCTCTTCGTTCTCACCCTGTATGTGCAGGGCGGCCTCGGCTACAGCGCGCTGCGGGCCGGGCTCTCCTTCGCGCCGACCGCGGTGATCTTCGGCATCGTCGGACTGACCTGGCGCGCCTGGCCGGCCTCCTGGCAGCGGCTGTTGACGCCTGCCGGGTTCGTGATCACCGCGCTGGCCTCGCTGGGCGTGGGCCTGGTGCTCAAGGGCGGCGGCGACGGCGGCGTCGCGCTGTACGCGGCGTACGCCGGCGTGGGCGTGGGGCTCGCGCTCGCCTTCAGCCCCACACTCACCGGGGCCCTCGCCACGGTGCCGCCCCGGCACGCGGCGGACGCCAGCGGTCTGCTCGCCACGGTCACCCAGCTCGGCCAGCTGATCGGCGTCGCGGGCTTCGGCACACTGTTCTTGAACCGACTTGAGTCACTCGGCCCCTCTGAGGCGTATACCTCTCCGGAGGCGCTTTGGACGTGCATGTTCGCGCTGGCCGGGACCGCCGCGGTGGGCGCCGTGTCCGGACTGGTACTCAGGCGTCGCTGA